The genomic interval GCTGGGCGAACTGGACGCCAGCCTGTTCGAGATCGCACGCGACGGCAGCACGGTCGATTACGTCGGGCGCCTGGTCAAGCGCGCCGCGCCACGCGCCGAGGACTACGTGACCCTGCAGCCGGGCGAAGCGCGGCACGCGCAGATCGACCTGGCCAACGCCTACGACCTGTCGCGCAGCGGCAACTACACCATCAACCTCAACGCGTCGCTGCAATACGCCGCGTTCGCCGACGGCGAGCGGATGCAGCGCGCCGACGGCCAGGCGCAGACCGTGTCCAGCGCACCGTTGACGCTGTGGCTGGACGGCCGCGGCCGCGCGGTGCGCAACGATCTGATGGCCGGTCCGCAGGCGGTGGTCAACGGCATCAACTACGCCTCGTGCAGCACCAGCCAGATCAGCACCATCGGCAGCGCGGTGAACTCGGCGCGCACCTATTCCCAGAACGCCAAGACCTATCTCAACGGCGGCAGCACCGGCGCGCGCTACACCACCTGGTTCGGCGCCTACAACGCCAGCCGCTACAGCACCGCCACCTCCAACTTCGTCAACATCGACGCGGCGATCGACCAGAACAACGGCCAGGTCACCATCAACTGCGGCTGCAGCG from Xanthomonas sp. DAR 34887 carries:
- a CDS encoding M35 family metallo-endopeptidase, translated to MKHVSLISAAIGLSLVGIMSAATAQSQLSRTTTPLQVELAPVADADGQYRGQVAVTVRNTSERVARVPKWELPLGELDASLFEIARDGSTVDYVGRLVKRAAPRAEDYVTLQPGEARHAQIDLANAYDLSRSGNYTINLNASLQYAAFADGERMQRADGQAQTVSSAPLTLWLDGRGRAVRNDLMAGPQAVVNGINYASCSTSQISTIGSAVNSARTYSQNAKTYLNGGSTGARYTTWFGAYNASRYSTATSNFVNIDAAIDQNNGQVTINCGCSDSSYAYVYANQPYQIYVCNAFWSAPLTGTDSKAGTLIHEMSHFTVVAGTSDYAYGQSAAKSLATSNPARAVKNADSHEYFAENTPAQN